From the genome of Triticum aestivum cultivar Chinese Spring chromosome 3B, IWGSC CS RefSeq v2.1, whole genome shotgun sequence, one region includes:
- the LOC123066351 gene encoding uncharacterized protein has protein sequence MATGSMETALMSDPTAKLPDDLLVEIISRVPYKSTRCCKCVSTRWRDLIAHPDHREKLPRSTLAGFFYKIYDLKRRPPDSHGYLSVSGTGAPLTPPSRSCQNARRLIYWTAATASSSVDVPSLILKNRITWCAILPLRNG, from the coding sequence ATGGCGACGGGGTCCATGGAGACGGCCCTCATGAGCGATCCGACGGCCAAGCTCCCCGACGACCTGCTGGTGGAGATCATCTCGCGCGTGCCGTACAAGTCCACCCGCTGCTGCAAGTGCGTCTCCACGCGCTGGCGGGACCTCATCGCCCATCCCGACCACCGCGAGAAGCTTCCCCGGTCGACCCTCGCCGGCTTCTTCTACAAAATCTACGACCTAAAACGCCGTCCACCTGATTCTCATGGTTACCTAAGCGTCTCAGGAACTGGTGCCCCATTGACGCCTCCCTCTCGTTCCTGCCAAAATGCGAGAAGATTGATTTACTGGACTGCTGCAACGGCCTCCTCCTCTGTCGATGTTCCAAGCCTTATCCTGAAGAACCGGATTACCTGGTGTGCAATCCTGCCACTGAGAAATGGGTAA